The Nomia melanderi isolate GNS246 chromosome 6, iyNomMela1, whole genome shotgun sequence genomic sequence TCTGGATCCATGTCACTGAGTAATTCTAGATCACTTCCACCGAGCAGCGATATATGTGAAGGATCACCATGCAACGATGATACCAATGGTTCTATTAGGGGTCGACGCCTTCTGAGTTCATCTCCTCTTAAACCACTTTCTATATTATCAACATCATCTACGACGATATACCGAGAAGCAGTCTTACTACTTCCAGCTGCTATCCATTTCTGATCTCCATGTAGAACCATTAAGCTAGTGTTTCTTTCTAAAGTTGCAAAATATTCTTCGTCATCTACTTCTGTGCctatgaaaaaggaaaacagagaaaagatATAGTCACTGGTACATTGTCattgaagaaaaatttaattatattaaattaacagaACATTACCATCTTGTTCTAAAACTATTGTAAGTTCTGCATCCAAGGGCAGAGACAAACGACTTCTTGCAATACTAGTCAATTCTTTCAGTGAAGATGCAGTGATTCCTTTCCGTTTCTCTCTAGCATGATCAACAATTTTGTAAGGGTTGCCCAGCCCCTGTGATATTCCTGCTGTTTCTGACATACCGCTTCAAATTGCAAatcagaaaacaattttaatgctCACCGAAATGTCTATGTTCTTCTAACTCAAAAATATCAGTcaactatattaaatttatgttgTAAAAAATGTACTTTCATTAAAAGAATTGACTGCTACTAAGGCTTGATTATCGTTGCACATCAGTTTCTCAATGACGCCGATGATCATCAAATCAAATCGCAACACCAGACGTGTATTCACATTAATCGACGAGCAGTATAAACTTGTTGCTGgacacaaataatttttatagaattttcgttAGAAAAATGTTATAGCGATACTTAAACGCACTAGGTATAAAGTTGTATGGTTGGAACGTAGGTAAGAAAGGGCAGTGTTTTGGATTGCATTAAATTGTAGgcttttactgaaattttttataatttctaacaattcacaaatatgaataaaaaatgttgaaaagctTATAAAGATGAATAACGTTCGAGTGACTGAACTGACCGTATGTCAACTCAACACTGGGTCAATGGTGCAACTACCCCTCCTATTTATATTCTCTGTAGACTACCGCGTACGGTGCGACTGAGAGACACCCTCATGTATTCCCTCCCAACATGGCACCCACACGGAAATCAATAACCAACCCCACTCTAGTAccaatgttttttttattactgtcaaattgtttacattaaaagaaaatcatttttttaataatgattCGATGCCATATATTTCAACAAATGTAAACTACTTTTTTTTATCATCAACGATATCGTTCTGTATATCTTTACGAAACAAGAGACGAACGAATAATAATTACGAATACAtacgttatatttatttatattcaatttttatgttgAAAGTGACATAcagattgattttttaaaatagacaGGAATGTAATCATGTGTAACTAATAGAAATTATCCAGACAATGTAAATagcattttgaaattattatttatttataaataatatgtattttttaatttgaaatgttcaagaagaaagttattttagacagttcaattataaatcattatacATCAGAATTGGTTTGTAAGAAAGTTTAACTGCTGGAAAGAAAGCTTTCGTTTTCCTTATATTTGTacacttatttacttatttcaatacgtaaaattcatattaaagttGCACAGCTTTTGAAATGGTAACTATTATTTTCAACTGAAATGTGTAAAAATCAATTGATCaataagtataattttatttaaataaagcatTTTATGAAACATAGTATGATTCGTTAAGGAGCAGCTATTATTGATGTAAGATATTCAACTTTTGCTAGGATCTCTGAACTTAAGACACAGCACTGTAGTTAAATATAGATCAATGAGACTAGATACTGTTTTAAGTTTAAAGTTAGCTCAGAGTTAGCCCAGTTAGGGCTCTTAGCTGAGCCGCATATCTCATTTGAATGGAACTGAttacatttgtttaaaatattaataaagttcAATCAGAAATGCCTTTACCAAGTGGAAATAAAGAACCGGATGACAGTCAAACATGGGAATTAGCAGAAAGGTGTTTCCTTCCAATCGCATTTTCACATGCAGTTGCAGTCATCTTAGCGACTGTATTGAATACATTAGGTATATCACAAACATCCAGTTTCGTGCTGTTCCTCTTATTACTGGTCATATCCATAGGATCAACGTTATTTTATCATAATTTGAAGGTACGTAACTTAAATTAGATAAGTTTGTATCCAGCTTTCCAGTTACTCCAATTTAgttcttaaaataattcaacatcAACCTAATATTTTAGTACAAAATATCGGTACTATTGTTAACttttaattatatgaaaatacattttttttattgattacatataatgtaacataaacTTTCTGGCAAAAGCTACCTTTTATCCTTTAAAATAATGGAACGAACCATTGACgattatcatttaaatttatatttatttcctaattttgTGCTAAATAcataattgatataaaatgcttacaatattaataactataagTGTAAATGATACAGGTAACTGCTGCCGGGAAAGCAATTCTTGTTACTGGATGTGATTCAAGAGTTGGATACACTTTAAGTAAACAATTAGATGAATTGGTAAGATGAACCTTGCGTATTGTTGTTACTagaattaaaatcattatacATTCGCATTGTATTAtgtttacatacatatatttttaagggaTTTACAGTTTTCGCTGGATTCAGTAACAAAGCAGAAAATGATGAAGCAATGCAGAAGTTAAAACAGGAAACTTCTGGAAGGTTACACATATTACAGTTGGATATTACCAGCGAGCACGATATTCATTCAacttttctttatgttaatgaGAATTTGCCAGATGGGGCACCAGGTTTGTATAATCATTTGTTTTAAACAgttgaagatatttttattgtatattataccttttaaattttattacatatatattgcattaggTTTATGGGCATTAGTACATGCTGCGGCTTGGGTAACTTTGGGTGAATGCGAATGGGTACCACCTTCTGTATTAAAACGTAGtatagatattaattttattggtCTTGTTCGATTAACTCAGGTAACATTAATGTAAATacttgaaaagaaaaatgaaattaaaaaataaatatgtgaatcaactaataaaattcttattttaaggTTTTTTTACCATTAATTAGGAGGTCAAAAGGTCGTGTTGTATTAGTTAGCAGTCTATTGGCTCGCATACCAAGCCCGGTTCGAGGAATTTATTGTGCAGTCAAGGTAGATTATTTTCCAATACTTTACTCGattaaagaaaactaaaattacattttacttaATAGGCTGCCGTGGATGCTTGGGGAACCTGTCTTAGAATGGAAATGAGAAGATGGGGTGTAGATGTGGTAATTATTGAAACCGGTGAATATGTATCTGGAAATGCATGGTTAAAAGATAATAGTTCGTTGCTTGAACAAGCTAGAGATATGTGGACTCAATTAGATCCTCAAACTCGTAAAGAATACGGTCAAGAATTATTTCAGAAAGAAATGTTAGCTCTTGAAAAATATACTCAAGGCCCAGAGGCAGATTTAACACCAGTTACAAGAGCTTTAACAGATGGTATAGTAAAAACATTTCCAATGAGAAGGTACACTCCAGTATCACGTAAAGAAAAGATGCAGGCTTTATGTAGCGACTATCTTCCAAAACCAATTTATGATATATTGTACACAAACTAATTGGAAACAAAAACACAAACCAACTCAGAATATAGAAGTTTgacaattcaataattaatgtttaaacatTATGTGAAACTGccgatgaaaatataatttatgtaatactaAAAACAATACAATTGTACTACTTTTATTTTCAGATTCATTTTCACAAAGGAAGAACaaaactgaaatgaaataataaaaggtataaattattatacatctTCCACagagtgaaatattatttactcttTTCACCTCTACTCCCTTTCCCCCATTCATTCAAAAAATCGCATAcatgcaatatttataaatatttacgtatttatCGTATAAGCTGTGATTCCACTATCGTTTTTCGAATCCATAAACTAAAATGTGCTGGTGACTTGCTCGATGTCACAAACCTACGAATGTAAGGACAGCAGAGTAGCTCACAAGGTAAAACTCCCATGGAAATTTTTGATGTACTTACTTACATACATGAACAAATAAGTAAATCGGTaaataagtaagtaagtaagtaagtaagtaccTATCTCCATCGCTTTTTCTCGACTACTAGGGATCGAACTATGTGAAAAATTGACAAGTTTCATACGCAAATGTCAGTGTCGAAACAGAGCGCTGCAATTATATTCATAGAATACATCTTTTGTAACGCATGCGCTCACGAAATCGCAAAGTTCTGAAGTTAcgttcataaaatataatttacgttACACGCACGCCGAAAATTGGTCTCGAAAACCAATGGTCAGAAAGTTGTCTCTATAACTGTCTACTGTGATTATATTCTTATATCCGATGATTTCATTAGAAGTTTGGCCTCTGTGAAACCACTCTACGGTAGTGATGTCTCCTAAAATGTTCTCTAGAGGATTTCTAAGTTAATGATTTTCCTTGCTATTACTTGATTTCGTCCTGAATACCGAATACAGTGTTAAAAGATGATTTTCTagcattttacatttaaaaacgcGTATTTCAGGTTATCTTACAAACGACTCGATTAGCTAGACTTATGACAGAAACAATACTTCTATCTTTTCTACTTCTTGAATTTATCACGTTAGTTTCGTATTCCATAATATcactaaaaatgtatataaaaaggaaaaagattaaataaagaaacgataaaagtgtaaaatgtaaaattttagatataaaatgtgaaatgtgCAATTCATTTGTACACTATATTAATAGGAATCAGAATGAAGCACTTCCACGCATTGTTTGCACTGTTATACGTAGTTGTGCTTTTATAAGGCTATCATTGCGGTCGTTACGAGCGAGTGGCGCCGATACTTACatacgtgtgtgtgtgcgtgcgtgcgtgtgtgtgtgtgtgtgttctcTCCTAATTCTAGCCGAAAAACATGCAATCTTACACGAATGGTAGGTCATAGGTAAGAGAATCAAGACTTGTGTGAGTAAGAAAGATACCAGTCGCTTCTTTGAATATGCCGTCTGTGTAGGGCTGTATGTTTTTCGGACAGAATTAGAAAAGAGCTGATCGTCAGCGTCACTTGCTCTTGCAGGAGATCTCAACCGTCACTAAAAAGTCCGGATACATTACGCCAACAGTGTACAGATTATTCGTAATTCgtaatttgttgaaataatCGAGAATTCGTTCTACTTCGTTTATTCGAGTTCGACGAGAATAATATTTGTACATGCTGCGTCTTTTTTGTGAAGCAAGTGCATTCAATGATTTGGTTATCGATATCaacaattttctatgaaaacaatagcagaattttttaatacgcTATCTTGTTTTCATCTGTTCTACTGTACGAATACGACCAAGTGCGATAGAGATTAATAATTGTACGTATAGGTATGTGGTCGTGTGCTTTTCGTATAGAGAAATTTGTGGTTGGTCGTGTAAAGAATTTCGTGTAGTTGTGTAGTGGCAGGGGAGGTCTTTCGCCCCTTTCGCTAAGCAGACGCAGGTAATGAGTTTTTATACCGTAACTGCGTCGACACCAATAACAAACACGGTAATATcaacaacgacaacgacgactACGACGGCAGCAGTAACGGTAACAGCGACGACGACGGCTACGCCGACAACAACAACGGCGCCGGCGGTTGCCGTGTCGCCCGAAGCTGCACCTGGTTGGATAGAATTCTGCGAGAGACACGCCCGCGCTTCAGCTTCGGATTTTGCTAAAGCTTTTTGTACCTATGTCAGTTTAAATCTACCCGAACGCGCCAGGTCAAACCTCTCTCATCGCGACTTTTTAAGGAAATTCGTCGAAAGCTTCTGCGAACATTTTGAAACCGAATACTTGCGTCGCACAGTCAGGTCTGCTGTAatctttacaaaatacattagttttattatttataatcttcttctcttcttttttcttttcttttctattctattctatttcaatttcataTCTGCTTTTAAATGGCTTTAAATGGTTTTCAGAGAAGTATTATTCTTtacaacaaaaatttaatagatacatacctaaatagtaaataattgtaaattaaatcaAAGCAAGACACACGcatacacgcatacacacacataGTGCATTTATACACACACAGTTATGATTTACTTTGTTATAACTTACAGATCACCATCTCTGTATGATGCAAGACATACAACTACCAATGACAGAGATGTCAATGTCACAAATCAAAACAATAATACTACCATTCGTGCTTCGTCGCACGAAGAATTCAGCGATTATTCGGAACATGATGGTGACACGATATCGCCAAAACCTGTGCATAAACCCTTCTTTAGACGGTTGTCCTTTAAAGGGCTTAAGAAGGGTAAAAGTTTTTTTCATAAGCAACAAAGCGACGAGGTAGAGTTATCTCATACTGAACATCGTAGAGATAAACATTCGAAAGCTAAACTCTCAAAGATTGTAGTGGAGTGCAGGAAAGAAGGTATTGTTAATTCTTTGATGGGAGAAAACATTGATGGAACTCAGAAATGGGGAAAGTCTAGACTAGCTTTGATAAAAGCTATTGGTGGATATATGTTGGAATTTTATTCTCCTCCAAAAGCTGTAAAACCACGTAGTGGTGTATTTTGTTCAGCAATAACAGAGGCTAGAGAAACAACTGCATTAGAAATGCCAGATCATGAAAATACATTTGTGTTAAAAACACACAACATGGAATTTGTTATAGAAGCTCATAATTCGAATGATATGAGATCATGGTTAGcaacaattaaatattgtatgcGCACGGTACAACAAAATTCCATTAATCCTAATTCTGGTACAGATGCTACTGCAGAATCATTAATGCATGGTTCATTAGCTATTAATAATGAAAGTGATAGATTAAGAGCTAACTCGGCGAGTAAAAGTTCTCGATCCACAGCCCATGAACATGGAGATGAGGCATCTAATAATCCTCCTGAAATACCTTTAAGACTTCGCGTAAGGAGTAATAGTAATTTGGAATTATGCTCATCCCAACAAGATATTGAACAAAGTAAGACATTTCTTTATATGATGCGTTCAATACAACGTGTTGTATGGATTAGAGAAACTAAAATTTTGTTGCAGTAGCTACAAATGAAGGTGAAACAGATTTATCGAGCAGTTTAAGAGAATATCCATGGTTTCATGGTACTCTTTCTAGATCAGATGCAGCGCATCTTGTATTGCACAGTGCTGCTAATGGTCATGGTGTATTTCTTGTTCGACAAAGTGAAACAAGAAAGGGAGAATTTGtattaaccttcaattttcaagGCAGAGCAAAGGTAAAATTGttgtattgttaaattaaattatgtggATAGAAGTTTTacagtattatttttaatatgtgtTGCAGCATTTACGTATGACACTAAACGATCAGGGTCATTGTCGAGTTCAACATCTTTGCTTTCCTGCTATATATGATATGCTTGAACATTTCCGTCAAAATGCCATACCTCTTGAGTCTGGTGGAACTGCAGATGTAACACTGACGGAATTTGTTGTGGCAAATCATACCGCAAGGTCAGGACATCATACTGTACCTGGAACAAATCAACAACAGCTGCAAGAAAGAAGACCTCCAGCAGCCCTGGAGCCCAGAGAAGTAAGAGTCAGCAGTGGAAGTCTAACTCCTCTTGAGTGAACGCGAGTGGCCAACACCCACAGTCTGAAGTCTAATCTACAGACAGTGAGTAAATAACCAACTAAAGTGATGCACCCATTTTTCGTGCGGCTGGAAATACATACATACTAAATTAATATTCGTGTGTTCACAAAGGTTTCATCAGTTCCTTAGTAGTTCATGTAGTGCCATATTCGgattattttgtaagtattcgaacattattatttctttgtttaaaatGTAAAGTATTTTATACTATTAACGCATCACTtaaatgtttttctattattttcctattatttttaattatccgtgatatttattaagtaaatattaattacttaataaatgtttgtaaaaatatttaatatacgtCTTACCAATTAATCATActgattcttttgtttattacACAATAGTATTGTATTTACAAACGTAATTTCATACTTATATGTTTT encodes the following:
- the LOC116430248 gene encoding DNA fragmentation factor subunit alpha isoform X3, with product MDSKNDSGITAYTINTGMSETAGISQGLGNPYKIVDHAREKRKGITASSLKELTSIARSRLSLPLDAELTIVLEQDGTEVDDEEYFATLERNTSLMVLHGDQKWIAAGSSKTASRYIVVDDVDNIESGLRGDELRRRRPLIEPLVSSLHGDPSHISLLGGSDLELLSDMDPDSLADIVPDRIFLEQLKEASGRFLAEKRQAQESMALLQMYANGGEMERA
- the LOC116430248 gene encoding DNA fragmentation factor subunit alpha isoform X4 → MSETAGISQGLGNPYKIVDHAREKRKGITASSLKELTSIARSRLSLPLDAELTIVLEQDGTEVDDEEYFATLERNTSLMVLHGDQKWIAAGSSKTASRYIVVDDVDNIESGLRGDELRRRRPLIEPLVSSLHGDPSHISLLGGSDLELLSDMDPDSLADIVPDRIFLEQLKEASGRFLAEKRQAQESMALLQMYANGGEMERA
- the LOC116430248 gene encoding DNA fragmentation factor subunit alpha isoform X2 codes for the protein MCVYACMRVSCFDLIYNYLLFSGMSETAGISQGLGNPYKIVDHAREKRKGITASSLKELTSIARSRLSLPLDAELTIVLEQDGTEVDDEEYFATLERNTSLMVLHGDQKWIAAGSSKTASRYIVVDDVDNIESGLRGDELRRRRPLIEPLVSSLHGDPSHISLLGGSDLELLSDMDPDSLADIVPDRIFLEQLKEASGRFLAEKRQAQESMALLQMYANGGEMERA
- the LOC116430248 gene encoding DNA fragmentation factor subunit alpha isoform X1, translating into MTYHSCKIACFSARIRREHTHTHTHARTHTRIGMSETAGISQGLGNPYKIVDHAREKRKGITASSLKELTSIARSRLSLPLDAELTIVLEQDGTEVDDEEYFATLERNTSLMVLHGDQKWIAAGSSKTASRYIVVDDVDNIESGLRGDELRRRRPLIEPLVSSLHGDPSHISLLGGSDLELLSDMDPDSLADIVPDRIFLEQLKEASGRFLAEKRQAQESMALLQMYANGGEMERA
- the LOC116430246 gene encoding D-beta-hydroxybutyrate dehydrogenase, mitochondrial, whose product is MPLPSGNKEPDDSQTWELAERCFLPIAFSHAVAVILATVLNTLGISQTSSFVLFLLLLVISIGSTLFYHNLKVTAAGKAILVTGCDSRVGYTLSKQLDELGFTVFAGFSNKAENDEAMQKLKQETSGRLHILQLDITSEHDIHSTFLYVNENLPDGAPGLWALVHAAAWVTLGECEWVPPSVLKRSIDINFIGLVRLTQVFLPLIRRSKGRVVLVSSLLARIPSPVRGIYCAVKAAVDAWGTCLRMEMRRWGVDVVIIETGEYVSGNAWLKDNSSLLEQARDMWTQLDPQTRKEYGQELFQKEMLALEKYTQGPEADLTPVTRALTDGIVKTFPMRRYTPVSRKEKMQALCSDYLPKPIYDILYTN
- the Lnk gene encoding SH2B adapter-like protein Lnk isoform X4; translation: MVGHRSPSLYDARHTTTNDRDVNVTNQNNNTTIRASSHEEFSDYSEHDGDTISPKPVHKPFFRRLSFKGLKKGKSFFHKQQSDEVELSHTEHRRDKHSKAKLSKIVVECRKEGIVNSLMGENIDGTQKWGKSRLALIKAIGGYMLEFYSPPKAVKPRSGVFCSAITEARETTALEMPDHENTFVLKTHNMEFVIEAHNSNDMRSWLATIKYCMRTVQQNSINPNSGTDATAESLMHGSLAINNESDRLRANSASKSSRSTAHEHGDEASNNPPEIPLRLRVRSNSNLELCSSQQDIEQIATNEGETDLSSSLREYPWFHGTLSRSDAAHLVLHSAANGHGVFLVRQSETRKGEFVLTFNFQGRAKHLRMTLNDQGHCRVQHLCFPAIYDMLEHFRQNAIPLESGGTADVTLTEFVVANHTARSGHHTVPGTNQQQLQERRPPAALEPREVRTYGGSIRTRVESLERLEQQNNMEHQSSSVSGGRAIQNTYCFL
- the Lnk gene encoding SH2B adapter-like protein Lnk isoform X1 produces the protein MSFYTVTASTPITNTVISTTTTTTTTAAVTVTATTTATPTTTTAPAVAVSPEAAPGWIEFCERHARASASDFAKAFCTYVSLNLPERARSNLSHRDFLRKFVESFCEHFETEYLRRTVRSPSLYDARHTTTNDRDVNVTNQNNNTTIRASSHEEFSDYSEHDGDTISPKPVHKPFFRRLSFKGLKKGKSFFHKQQSDEVELSHTEHRRDKHSKAKLSKIVVECRKEGIVNSLMGENIDGTQKWGKSRLALIKAIGGYMLEFYSPPKAVKPRSGVFCSAITEARETTALEMPDHENTFVLKTHNMEFVIEAHNSNDMRSWLATIKYCMRTVQQNSINPNSGTDATAESLMHGSLAINNESDRLRANSASKSSRSTAHEHGDEASNNPPEIPLRLRVRSNSNLELCSSQQDIEQIATNEGETDLSSSLREYPWFHGTLSRSDAAHLVLHSAANGHGVFLVRQSETRKGEFVLTFNFQGRAKHLRMTLNDQGHCRVQHLCFPAIYDMLEHFRQNAIPLESGGTADVTLTEFVVANHTARSGHHTVPGTNQQQLQERRPPAALEPREVRTYGGSIRTRVESLERLEQQNNMEHQSSSVSGGRAIQNTYCFL
- the Lnk gene encoding SH2B adapter-like protein Lnk isoform X2 produces the protein MSFYTVTASTPITNTVISTTTTTTTTAAVTVTATTTATPTTTTAPAVAVSPEAAPGWIEFCERHARASASDFAKAFCTYVSLNLPERARSNLSHRDFLRKFVESFCEHFETEYLRRTVRSPSLYDARHTTTNDRDVNVTNQNNNTTIRASSHEEFSDYSEHDGDTISPKPVHKPFFRRLSFKGLKKGKSFFHKQQSDEVELSHTEHRRDKHSKAKLSKIVVECRKEGIVNSLMGENIDGTQKWGKSRLALIKAIGGYMLEFYSPPKAVKPRSGVFCSAITEARETTALEMPDHENTFVLKTHNMEFVIEAHNSNDMRSWLATIKYCMRTVQQNSINPNSGTDATAESLMHGSLAINNESDRLRANSASKSSRSTAHEHGDEASNNPPEIPLRLRVRSNSNLELCSSQQDIEQTTNEGETDLSSSLREYPWFHGTLSRSDAAHLVLHSAANGHGVFLVRQSETRKGEFVLTFNFQGRAKHLRMTLNDQGHCRVQHLCFPAIYDMLEHFRQNAIPLESGGTADVTLTEFVVANHTARSGHHTVPGTNQQQLQERRPPAALEPREVRTYGGSIRTRVESLERLEQQNNMEHQSSSVSGGRAIQNTYCFL
- the Lnk gene encoding SH2B adapter-like protein Lnk isoform X3, with translation MSFYTVTASTPITNTVISTTTTTTTTAAVTVTATTTATPTTTTAPAVAVSPEAAPGWIEFCERHARASASDFAKAFCTYVSLNLPERARSNLSHRDFLRKFVESFCEHFETEYLRRTVRSPSLYDARHTTTNDRDVNVTNQNNNTTIRASSHEEFSDYSEHDGDTISPKPVHKPFFRRLSFKGLKKGKSFFHKQQSDEVELSHTEHRRDKHSKAKLSKIVVECRKEGIVNSLMGENIDGTQKWGKSRLALIKAIGGYMLEFYSPPKAVKPRSGVFCSAITEARETTALEMPDHENTFVLKTHNMEFVIEAHNSNDMRSWLATIKYCMRTVQQNSINPNSGTDATAESLMHGSLAINNESDRLRANSASKSSRSTAHEHGDEASNNPPEIPLRLRVRSNSNLELCSSQQDIEQIATNEGETDLSSSLREYPWFHGTLSRSDAAHLVLHSAANGHGVFLVRQSETRKGEFVLTFNFQGRAKHLRMTLNDQGHCRVQHLCFPAIYDMLEHFRQNAIPLESGGTADVTLTEFVVANHTARSGHHTVPGTNQQQLQERRPPAALEPREVRVSSGSLTPLE